Proteins co-encoded in one Sebastes umbrosus isolate fSebUmb1 chromosome 20, fSebUmb1.pri, whole genome shotgun sequence genomic window:
- the jmjd1cb gene encoding probable JmjC domain-containing histone demethylation protein 2C isoform X1, which translates to MAVEARPELVGKRFLCVAGDEPPETGNLARWPWRSGVIRAVNHLDSDNPDLTVYVEFDDQEWEKREWVKVYEDFQLFLLEHQLVWAKRKEGGGGGGGGGGAGAGGGAGGVLQATKAKHIQWPALAFKPVVGKSLLLSATAVEFLLDRQLDFLSDLSAFQPYQDEVDSQSPVLRDNHQLHEEVRGWLKDQKVQEIFMQGPYSLNGYRVRVYRQDSATQWFTGIITHHDLFSRNMVVMNDQVLEPQNVDPSMIQMTFLDDVVHSLLKGENIGITSRRRSRSSQNNNSAHMAGGRPGGTTGNNQSHYTRAQANSPRPIMTSSGPNPKGSQGTLASQQQSQSQQIQPPASQSHHSPGGGSGREQREQRNSRSSRRKGSDSSVPEEDKDRREETTGRDSKSKAKQAVNKRRKGEEDEKKAGLKRLKTDMTSDLSESSDSENPHNKRIAHSSCSSSSSSSSSSSSSSSSSSSEPNSENELKTRSSDVKQIGVSKMEEEEKPLMPGVKVNDSSSLIGRLSPWAELHAAEDGKKGAVKETGKMTTKEEEELVAVTQITQSPRQQTPLTSDAVQSGGMESSKSTVKASSRSQTPSLSQLGGGGGGGASVIDITDEAQATVHQESSEAVSALLASQKAESTALSPYLPLNPSPVSSPPVPPSPSPSEGGRRTDIEPPMQQQQGIMGGGMTAARSLGNKIEFAPSEVIRPVTSMVENVVLVDKEKPVLPHHLHHHHQQHSQQQQHYTSLHPGIKSPSLSDETRKHPQQQPPPHKMNTVLPPDFARSKMSPNPAQLDSLKQKPQHPNNSQSHPYPNTNPADLLKAKPHPGLLDISKPKPTTSPEVSKHKIQRYCDTSPPPIGRLSAKVETAEPPRSGFKPVPARSESGVVSTSISSTKSPLIIDKNETFTVYRDPALVRSDVENSVSASVSSNHVAAYLHPHMHTLHSPSPHSPCLTSASHPHAASHLLAPPHTSALPHPHLLPPGVLPAMPPPAASLLGGHPRLDSPSGLSHLAHQQQFLQGQGPPPPSLLAQAHSGAAGLGLYPILWPYPNGTPTSYPPGLNLPPTAKWVHPENQVTVNSEASLRRNTSSPWMHQTAGSVGDGMGLMSHVPVRPASADALRPPVKINTHSHASPPLSKASMNAHKEDVDKKGFVDPIRTLTLAQLKQEQNDRSRTPTGKDVHMHRLYLDPHSKARMANAQDAVQAADRASKYKEENRQILKESIEVAPFTAKIQRSGDPGMDRDRERSRDPAFPIRLPALASPSPKAGHIHPHVIQSEKSNYFTTLSNSVVNEPPRLYPSKELSSYYEKVSGGAPGVVASVGTAVPSQGALSLGSYSSKASLSKPPPLIKHQPEGGEGLAGKITEQLSQQVTLVQQQHQHHAGGLDRIERRSPAIPPSSSTSSPSAPNHHHHHQHHHHHQQQQQQQQQQQQQQQQQQQHQLRAMPSLHRAPVFHPPTQHALERKEAADREREREKERERERERAGYGGRLSPPTLTPIQPVSLAAAGSKTSAEQQKPPTLLPELRDVKGHVNAAVVTSVASAMGGEIMTSSADAWRGGEIIQERGGVSRCKPQAAMASVIVRPSTSIKYDSPVGANKPGAMILKELPQGRFYPSKLQGECLRLGDGVREAVAGRIIQPNSNLDDMCVQYKSTSMRGMQGTFGASITNSVCRTSPFGIQSISGTAIPELGYSVSARGDISALKTGFCGRVLSHSGPGEYQEGLGSRTTSPGGSLPPPSPAGTPQPSPCLTPTPSSISGSSQPYSSSFVHLKKHKAALAAAQSRSNFSSAPTSFATGNCFLPVDSVDKTPIHISPPPPSSSQASSSSVDSSSSSSACGSTTTGKSSPLPNGQTSGPASTSSGQPSNYHKLKKAWLTRHSEEDRIITATTSSISTKPEKLPTITTTTPTPTPTTTATSTSTSNTTAMSEMMKPCTVNLSASTSSEVEMSKDSGIKVERERQLEEKVGGAAAAAAAAAAAVVAAAAAAGGGGGGGGGGEERKAAPSSRRGSKRLYESGSESGGDDSDTSESKMEGRAKRQPKPTYKKKQNDMAKKKGDNEKDEDDLKPNGIFRSAREKTKLKLASTNGIPRSVLKDWRKVKKLKQTGESFLQDDSCAEIGPNLQKCRECRVVRSKKGEEPTHSPVFCRFYYFRRLSYSKNGVIRMDGFSNPDQFDDEALSLWVPGLMEENHLDHTTAKYILSFIGDKFCQMVVTENTAATWVKKDAKLAWKRAVRGVREMCDACEATLFNIHWVCQKCGFVVCLDCYKAKERRSSKDKELYGWLKCVKGQPHDHKHLMPTQIIPGTVLTELVTSMHSLREKHNIKSHCPCTNKQNLLTKLPATNGVSQVLQNVLNHSNKLSLVKAELGSQQNSDQGGTKVETNGGGGGGSSPGSDAGSVPVTPPESQSPLHFLADLAEQKSREEKKENKSVLLGKSVKEVKVGDSLEVLQQCKTTSLVVNSTEQGSTLRDLLTTTAGKLKLGSTDAGIAFAPVYSTASQTKGGRSMPNILDDIIASVVENKIPASRQSITSKLSIKQEPVIPVNNNNNNPAPAITEDVKPDRKKSAHVTAAVPEESTNQYPDIPHCWLNNRRLLWLKDHRNQNNWKLFRECWKQGQPVLVSGIHKRLNGGLWKADSFNQEFADHQGDLLNCKDQVVSNSGIKEFWDGFEDITKRPKSKDGEPMVYRLKDWPSGEEFMALMPSRYDDLMKNLPLPEYSDPEGNLNLASHLPSFFVRPDLGPRLCCAYGVAASQDQDFGTANLHVEVSDVVSVLVYVGVAKGNGVLSKTGVLKRLEEEDLDEGVRRRLKDSSETPGALWHIYLNKDMDKVREFLHKEQGLEVSLDQDPIREQGLYLSRKQRQRLLDEQEVQGWTVVQFLGDSVLIPAGAMHQVQNLHSCVQVINDFVSPEHVANSFHLTQELRPNKEEVNYEDKLQVKNILYHCVKEAVSSLKKGGSEEDNEEENS; encoded by the exons gATGAGGTGGACAGTCAGAGCCCAGTGTTAAGAGACAACCATCAGCTCCATGAAGAAGTGAGGGGCTGGCTCAAAGACCAGAAGGTGCAGGAAATTTTTATGCAAg GTCCCTACTCGTTGAATGGCTACCGCGTGCGTGTGTACCGACAGGACTCGGCCACCCAATGGTTCACTGGCATCATTACACACCACGACCTCTTCAGTCGAAACATGGTCGTTATGAATGACCAG gtgctaGAGCCTCAGAACGTAGATCCGTCTATGATCCAGATGACCTTTCTGGATGATGTGGTCCACTCCCTGCTGAAAGGAGAAAACATCGGCATCACTTCCAGACGAAGGTCACGATCCAGCCAGAACAACAACTCCGCCCAC ATGGCGGGAGGGAGACCCGGCGGAACCACTGGCAACAATCAG AGTCATTACACACGAGCCCAAGCCAACAGCCCCCGCcccatcatgacctcatcaggGCCCAACCCAAAAGGTTCCCAGGGGACGCTGGCCTCTCAGCAGCAGAGCCAATCACAGCAGATCCAGCCGCCAGCCAGCCAATCGCACCACTCGCCCGGCGGCGGCAGCGGGCgggagcagagagagcagcgCAACTCTCGCTCCTCCAGGAGGAAAGGATCCGATAGCAGTGTTCCAGAGGAGGACAAGGACAGGAGAGAAGAGACCACAGGGAGAG ACTCCAAGTCAAAGGCCAAGCAGGCGGTGAACAAACGCAGGAAGGGCGAGGAAGATGAGAAGAAGGCAGGTCTAAAGAGGCTGAAGACtgacatgacctctgacctgtcgGAGAGCAGCGACTCCGAAAACCCACATAACAAGAGGATCGCCCACTCCTcgtgctcctcttcctcctcctcgtcttcatcgtcctcctcctcctcctcttcgtcctcctcagAGCCCAACTCTGAGAACGAGCTAAAGACTCGCAGCAGTGATGTGAAACAAATCGGCGTTTCCaaaatggaggaggaggagaagccgCTGATGCCGGGCGTCAAAGTGAACGATTCCTCGTCTCTCATTGGTCGCCTGTCCCCGTGGGCGGAGCTTCATGCAGCAGAGGACGGCAAGAAGGGCGCGGTTAAGGAAACGGGCAAAATGACaacgaaggaggaggaggaattgGTCGCAGTGACACAGATCACACAGTCTCCACGGCAACAGACGCCTCTGACGTCTGACGCGGTCCAGAGCGGCGGTATGGAGAGCAGCAAGAGCACGGTGAAAG catcatCTCGATCCCAGACGCCATCGTTGTCCCAGCTCGGCGGCGGGGGCGGCGGCGGCGCCAGTGTGATTGACATCACAGATGAAGCCCAGGCCACGGTGCACCAGGAGAGCTCAGAGGCCGTGTCAGCACTGCTCGCCTCCCAGAAGGCCGAGTCCACGGCCCTCTCACCTTACCTCCCCCTCAACCCCTCCCCCGTCTCCTCGCCTCCCGTCCCTCCGTCTCCTTCGCCATCAGAAGGAGGCCGCAGGACGGACATTGAGCCtcccatgcagcagcagcagggcatTATGGGAGGTGGCATGACAGCAGCCAGGAGCTTAGGCAACAAGATAGAGTTTGCTCCCTCTGAGGTCATCAG GCCTGTCACGTCGATGGTTGAAAACGTGGTGCTGGTGGATAAAGAGAAACCTGTCCTtcctcatcatcttcatcatcatcatcagcagcactcacaacaacagcaacactacACATCCCTCCACCCCGGCATTAAGAGCCCGTCTCTGTCTGACGAGACGAGAAAACACCCCCAGCAACAGCCGCCCCCCCACAAGATGAACACAGTCCTCCCCCCTGACTTCGCCAGGTCTAAAATGAGCCCCAACCCCGCTCAGCTGGACTCCCTGAAACAGAAACCCCAGCACCCCAACAACTCTCAGAGCCATCCCTACCCCAACACAAACCCAGCTGACCTCCTCAAGGCTAAGCCCCACCCGGGCCTGCTGGACATCTCCAAACCTAAACCCACCACCTCCCCAGAGGTCTCTAAACATAAAATACAGAGGTACTGTGATACCTCCCCGCCTCCCATAGGCCGTTTGTCAGCTAAAGTAGAAACAGCAGAACCTCCGCGGTCCGGTTTCAAGCCGGTGCCGGCGCGGTCGGAGTCGGGTGTGGTCAGTACGAGCATTAGCAGCACCAAGAGCCCTCTGATCATCGATAAGAACGAGACCTTCACTGTTTACAGGGACCCAGCACTGGTCCGCTCAGACGTAGAGAACTCCGTCTCTGCCAGCGTCTCCTCCAACCACGTGGCAGCCTATCTCCATCCCCACATGCACACCCTTCACTCGCCCTCCCCTCACTCCCCCTGCCTCACCTCTGCCTCCCACCCCCACGCCGCCTCCCACCTCCTCGCCCCTCCTCACACCTCTGCCCTACCTCACCCGCACCTTTTACCCCCCGGGGTGCTCCCGGCCATGCCTCCTCCTGCAGCATCTCTCCTCGGGGGCCACCCTCGACTCGACTCCCCCAGCGGGTTGAGCCACCTCGCACACCAGCAGCAGTTCCTACAG GGTCAGGGCCCCCCTCCACCTTCTCTACTAGCCCAGGCTCACAGCGGAGCAGCAGGACTGGGCCTTTACCCCATCCTCTGGCCGTACCCCAACGGAACGCCAACCTCCTACCCCCCAGGGCTCAACCTGCCCCCCACAGCCAAGTGGGTACACCCTGAAAATCAAGTCACCGTTAATTCCGAGGCCTCTCTCAGGAGG aACACATCCAGTCCATGGATGCACCAGACTGCCGGTAGCGTTGGTGACGGTATGGGTTTGATGAGCCACGTGCCCGTTCGGCCAGCCAGCGCCGACGCCCTCCGCCCCCCTGTCAAGATCAACACGCACTCGCACGCAAGCCCTCCACTGTCAAAGGCCAGCATGAACGCTCATAAAGA AGATGTGGATAAGAAAGGCTTTGTGGACCCGATCAGGACGTTGACGTTGGCCCAGCTGAAACAGGAGCAGAACGACAGGAGTCGAACCCCCACAGGGAAAGACGTCCACATGCACCGCCTCTACCTGGACCCCCACAGCAAGGCTCGCATGGCAAATGCACAG GATGCAGTTCAGGCAGCAGACCGAGCCAGTAAATACAAAGAGGAGAACCGGCAAATCCTGAAAGAGAGCATCGAGGTGGCTCCCTTCACCGCTAAGATCCAGCGCTCCGGTGACCCCGGgatggacagagacagagagaggagcagagatcCAGCCTTCCCCATCCGGTTACCAGCTCTCGCTTCCCCAAGCCCCAAGGCCGGCCACATCCATCCCCACGTTATCCAGTCGGAAAAGAGCAACTACTTCACCACGCTGTCCAACAGTGTGGTGAATGAGCCTCCGAGACTTTATCCCTCCAAGGAGCTCAGCTCTTACTACGAGAAAGTGTCTGGCGGAGCTCCAGGGGTTGTGGCCAGTGTCGGGACCGCTGTGCCAAGCCAGGGAGCTCTGTCCCTGGGCAGCTATAGCTCCAAAGCCTCCCTCTCCAAGCCCCCTCCCCTCATTAAGCACCAgccagagggaggagagggttTAGCAGGGAAAATCACTGAGCAGCTCAGCCAGCAGGTGACGCTAGTCCaacagcaacatcagcaccACGCGGGTGGTCTAGACAGGATAGAACGCCGCAGCCCTGccatccctccttcctcctctacaTCTTCCCCCTCAGCACCcaaccaccaccatcaccaccaacaccatcaccaccaccaacagcaacagcagcagcagcagcaacagcagcagcagcaacagcagcagcagcaacaccagCTCAGGGCAATGCCATCCCTCCACCGAGCACCTGTCTTCCATCCGCCCACGCAGCACGCACTGGAACGCAAAGAGGCTGCAGATCGAGAGAGGGAACGGGAGAAGGAaagggagcgagagagggagagggcggGTTACGGTGGACGCCTGTCTCCGCCCACCCTCACGCCCAtccagccggttagcttagcggCTGCTGGTAGCAAAACATCAGCGGAGCAGCAGAAGCCCCCCACGCTGCTGCCAGAACTCAGGGACGTCAAAGGTCACGTAAACGCTGCCGTCGTCACCTCCGTGGCCTCCGCCATGGGCGGGGAGATCATGACTTCCTCTGCAGAcgcgtggagaggtggagagataattcaggaaagaggaggagtgtCGAGGTGCAAGCCCCAAGCCGCGATGGCGTCAGTCATTGTGCGTCCGTCGACATCTATTAAGTACGACAGTCCCGTTGGTGCTAACAAACCCGGTGCTATGATCCTTAAGGAGCTCCCCCAGGGGAGGTTCTACCCATCCAAGCTTCAGGGGGAATGTCTCAGACTAGGGGACGGTGTTAGAGAAGCCGTAGCTGGCAGGATTATCCAACCCAACTCCAACCTGGATGACATGTGTGTCCAGTATAAAAGCACTTCTATGCGTGGCATGCAGGGAACTTTTGGAGCCAGTATCACAAACTCTGTGTGCAGGACATCACCTTTTGGCATACAGAGTATCAGTGGGACAGCCATCCCTGAGCTGGGCTACTCGGTCTCAGCTCGGGGAGACATTTCAGCTCTTAAAACTGGCTTTTGTGGCCGTGTGCTAAGCCACTCAGGACCAGGAGAGTACCAGGAGGGGTTAGGCTCACGCACCACATCTCCAGGGGGGTCTCTGCCTCCCCCTAGTCCAGCAGGGACACCCCAGCCCAGTCCATGCCTCACCCCAACACCTAGCTCTATTTCTGGCTCCAGTCAGCCTTACTCCTCCTCCTTTGTCCACCTTAAGAAGCACAAAGCTGCCTTGGCTGCAGCCCAGTCCCGAAGCAACTTCTCCTCCGCGCCCACATCCTTCGCAACTGGAAACTGCTTCCTTCCTGTGGATTCAGTCGACAAAACTCCCATTCACATCTCGCCCCCTCCGCCCTCCTCCAGCCAAGCTTCGTCATCTTCGGTcgacagcagtagcagcagctcGGCTTGTGGGAGCACAACAACGGGCAAGTCCAGTCCCCTGCCCAACGGCCAGACCTCTGGACCGGCCTCGACAAGCAGCGGGCAGCCCAGTAACTACCACAAGCTGAAGAAAGCCTGGTTAACCCGGCACTCAGAGGAGGACAGGATCATAACCGCTACTACAAGCTCCATCAGTACTAAACCAGAGAAACTgcccaccatcaccaccaccacccccacacccacccccaccaccaccgccaccagcaccagcacaaGTAACACCACAGCCATGTCAGAAATGATGAAACCCTGTACAGTCAATCTCAGCGCCTCCACTTCCAGCGAAGTGGAGATGAGCAAAGACAGTGGAATcaaagtggagagagagaggcagctggaggagaaggtgggaggagcagcagcagcagcagcagcagcagcagcagcagtagtagcagcagcagcagcagcaggaggaggaggaggaggaggaggaggaggggaggagaggaaagcagCTCCCTCATCAAGGCGAGGGAGCAAACGGTTATACGAGTCCGGTTCAGAGAGCGGCGGGGATGACTCCGACACCAGCGAGAGCAAAATGGAGGGCCGAGCCAAGCGTCAGCCTAAACCAACCTACAAGAAGAAACAGAACGACATGGCCAAGAAGAAAGGAGACAACGAGAAGGACGAAGATGACTTGAAGCCCAACGGCATCTTCAGATCAGCCCGAGAGAAGACTAAACTCAAACTAGCCAGCACCA ATGGCATCCCCCGCTCCGTCCTGAAGGACTGGAGGAAGGTGAAGAAGCTGAAGCAGACGGGGGAGTCTTTCCTGCAGGATGATTCGTGTGCTGAAATTGGACCAAACCTGCAGAAGTGTCGGGAGTGCAGGGTGGTCCGCAGCAAGAAGGGAGAGGAGCCCACACACTCCCCCGTCTTCTGTCGCTTCTACTATTTCAGACG GCTGTCCTATAGTAAAAATGGAGTCATCCGGATGGATGGCTTCTCCAATCCGGACCAGTTTGACGATGAAGCCCTGTCCCTGTGGGTCCCTGGGCTGATGGAGGAGAATCACCTGGACCACACCACAGCCAAGTACATCCTCAGCTTCATCGGAGACAAGTTCTGTCAGATGGTTGTGACTGAGAATACTGCAGCCACCTGGGTCAAGAAGGATG CCAAGCTGGCGTGGAAGCGAGCGGTGAGGGGGGTGAGGGAGATGTGCGACGCCTGCGAAGCAACTCTCTTCAACATCCACTGGGTGTGTCAGAAGTGTGGCTTTGTGGTCTGCTTGGACTGCTACAAGGCCAAGGAGAGAAGGAGCTCCAAAG ATAAAGAACTATACGGCTGGTTGAAGTGTGTGAAAGGCCAACCCCACGACCACAAACACCTGATGCCAACACAGATCATACCTGGCACAG TGCTGACAGAGTTGGTGACGTCCATGCACTCtctgagagagaaacacaatATCAAATCCCACTGTCCCTGCACCAACAAGCAGAACCTCCTCACCAAACTACCAGCCACCAACGGAGTCTCACAG GTTCTGCAGAACGTCCTGAACCACAGTAACAAACTGTCTCTGGTGAAAGCTGAGCTGGGCTCTCAGCAGAACTCTGACCAAGGAGGAACCAAGGTGGAGACTAacggaggaggtggtggaggaagcAGTCCAGGCAGCGACGCAGGAAGCGTTCCCGTCACCCCACCCGAGTCCCAGTCACCGTTGCACTTCCTGGCTGATCTGGCAGAGCAGAAATccagggaggaaaagaaag AGAACAAGTCAGTGCTGCTGGGTAAATCAGTGAAGGAAGTCAAGGTTGGGGACAGCCTGGAGGTGCTGCAGCAGTGTAAAACCACCTCGCTGGTGGTTAACAGTACGGAGCAGGGCTCCACGCTCCGAGATCTGCTCACCACCACAGCAGGGAAGCTGAAGCTGGGCTCTACTGACGCAGGAATTGCTTTTGCACCAGTCTACTCTACTGCGTCACAG ACAAAAGGTGGGAGGAGCATGCCCAATATCCTTGATGACATCATTGCTTCAGTAGTTGAGAATAAAATCCCTGCCAGCCGCCAGAGCATCACCTCCAAACTGTCAATCAAGCAAGAGCCTGTCATCcctgtcaacaacaacaacaacaaccccgCCCCTGCTATTACTGAGGATGTCAAACCAGACAGGAAGAAGTCAGCGCACGTTACTGCAGCGGTGCCAGAAGAATCCACCAATCAGTACCCAGATATCCCCCACTGCTGGTTAAACAACAGACGGTTACTGTGGCTCAAAGATCACCGCAACCAGAACAACTGGAAGCTGTTCAGAGAGTGCTGGAAACAAGGACAG CCCGTGTTGGTGTCAGGGATCCATAAGCGACTGAACGGCGGCCTGTGGAAAGCGGACTCCTTCAACCAGGAGTTTGCAGACCATCAGGGAGACCTCCTCAACTGTAAAGACCAGGTGGTGTCCAACTCCGGGATCAAGGAGTTCTGGGATGGATTTGAGGACATCACCA AGCGGCCCAAGTCCAAGGATGGAGAACCTATGGTCTACAGACTGAAGGACTGGCCGTCTGGAGAGGAGTTCATGGCCCTCATGCCCTCGAG atacGATGACTTGATGAAGAACCTGCCCCTGCCAGAGTACTCGGATCCAGAGGGCAACCTCAACCTGGCCTCCCACCTGCCATCTTTCTTCGTCAGGCCAGACCTGGGGCCCAGACTATGCTGCGCCTACG GTGTAGCTGCGTCTCAGGACCAGGACTTTGGGACCGCCAACCTCCATGTGGAAGTGTCAGACGTGGTCTCCGTTCTGGTCTACGTAGGAGTAGCTAAAGGCAACGGAGTCCTGTCCAAAACTG gaGTATTGAAGcgtctggaggaggaggatctaGACGAGGGGGTTCGAAGGAGGCTCAAAGACTCCAGCGAGACACCGGGGGCTCTGTGGCACATCTACCTCAACAAAGACATGGACAAAGTCCGAGAGTTCCTGCACAAG GAGCAGGGATTGGAAGTGTCGCTGGACCAGGATCCGATCAGAGAGCAGGGCTTGTACCTGAGCAGGAAGCAGCGTCAGCGGCTGCTGGATGAACAGGAAGTCCAGGGCTGGACTGTAGTTCAGTTCCTGGGAGACTCTGTACTTATACCAGCAGGGGCCATGCACCAG GTCCAGAACCTCCACAGCTGTGTCCAGGTCATCAATGACTTTGTGTCTCCCGAGCACGTGGCCAACTCCTTCCACCTGACCCAGGAGCTCCGGCCCAATAAAGAGGAGGTCAACTACGAGGATAAACTACAG gtGAAGAACATCCTGTACCACTGTGTGAAGGAGGCGGTGAGCTCCCTGAAGAAGGGCGGCTCCGAGGAAGACAACGAGGAAGAGAACTCATGA